In a genomic window of Oculatellaceae cyanobacterium:
- a CDS encoding carbonic anhydrase produces the protein MTAKNILNNISRRNIIKFGAASVGTSLVTAGIGSKLLFPEPVVANNNITPDEALKLLMEGNNRFVSGKSSRPNQSLKDLQSVATSQKPFAAILSCADSRVPSEILFDRGFGDLFICRVAGNVVTPEETGSLEFGTLVLGAKVLLVMGHKKCGAVDATIKGAQVPGQIASLLDAIKPGIAKLDSKKADQLEAGIKANVLYQVQKIQESPVISQLVKDGQLKVVGGYFDFDSGKISLIS, from the coding sequence ATGACTGCTAAAAATATTCTCAACAACATTTCTCGTCGTAACATCATCAAATTTGGTGCAGCCAGTGTAGGAACAAGTTTAGTTACAGCCGGAATTGGTTCAAAATTACTTTTTCCTGAACCAGTAGTAGCCAATAATAACATCACTCCAGACGAAGCTTTGAAATTATTAATGGAGGGAAATAACCGCTTTGTTTCAGGGAAAAGCAGCCGTCCTAATCAAAGTTTAAAGGATTTACAATCAGTTGCGACAAGCCAGAAGCCATTTGCTGCTATTCTTAGTTGCGCTGATTCTAGAGTACCTTCAGAAATTCTTTTCGACAGAGGTTTTGGCGATTTATTTATCTGTCGTGTAGCTGGGAATGTGGTCACACCAGAAGAAACTGGTAGCTTAGAATTTGGCACATTAGTATTAGGTGCAAAAGTCCTATTAGTAATGGGACATAAGAAATGTGGTGCTGTAGATGCCACAATTAAAGGCGCTCAAGTTCCTGGTCAAATTGCTAGTTTATTAGATGCAATTAAACCTGGCATTGCAAAGTTAGATTCTAAAAAAGCTGATCAATTGGAAGCTGGAATTAAAGCTAATGTTTTGTATCAAGTTCAAAAAATACAGGAATCTCCGGTAATTTCTCAGTTAGTTAAAGACGGACAACTAAAAGTTGTCGGCGGTTATTTTGATTTTGATTCTGGGAAAATTAGCTTAATTAGTTAG
- a CDS encoding NAD(P)H-quinone oxidoreductase subunit F, which yields MQSFFQSVWLIPCYSLIGAILTVPWSPGFIRKTGSRPAGYINLLMTLLSFVHALVALSVSWNQPAQHIVIPWLNVASLDISIPIEVSSLTIAAIVLITGLNLLAQIYAIGYMEMDWGWARFYGLMALFEGGMCALVLCDSLFCSYVILEILTLGTYLLVGLWFSQPMVVTGARDAFLTKRVGDLFLLMGVLALYPLAGTWNFTELATWAQTANLDPKVAALLGLALIAGPMSKCAQFPLHLWLDEAMEGPIPSTILRNSVVVATGAWVLVKLEPVIALSPVAIAATIFIGGLTAVGGSLIAIAQIDIKRALSYSVSAYMGLIFIAVGTGQTEAALLLVLTHAVAMALLYIVIGGVIWNSITQDLTKLGGIWSRRPLSGLAFLVGSAGLIALPPFGSFWAMLKLADGLWTTQPWLVGLLLAVNSLTAFSVTRVFGLIFAGQEKPMTVRSPEVGWQMVIPMMLLVGFTLHLPLVLQSFSLLPDWANLNKDVALLLIWSTIFGCSISAVIYVSDSKFKPQLSVWKPLQNLLAYDFYTPKLYRFSIVFAVDSISKITAWFDQYLIDGAVNLVGFATMFSGQGLRYNVSGQSQFYVLTILLGMTLFLGLLTLGAI from the coding sequence GTGCAATCTTTCTTCCAGAGTGTCTGGTTGATTCCTTGTTATTCCTTAATTGGGGCAATATTAACTGTGCCTTGGTCGCCTGGATTTATCCGTAAAACAGGGTCAAGACCAGCAGGTTATATCAATTTATTGATGACTTTGTTATCTTTCGTCCACGCTTTAGTAGCATTATCCGTTAGTTGGAATCAACCTGCACAACATATAGTAATCCCCTGGCTGAATGTCGCTAGTTTGGATATTTCTATACCTATAGAAGTTTCTTCCTTAACTATCGCAGCTATAGTCCTCATCACGGGTTTAAATCTGTTAGCGCAGATTTATGCTATCGGTTACATGGAAATGGACTGGGGTTGGGCGCGTTTTTATGGGTTAATGGCGCTGTTTGAAGGCGGGATGTGTGCCTTAGTGCTATGTGATTCTTTGTTTTGCAGTTATGTAATTCTGGAAATCCTCACCCTGGGTACTTATTTATTAGTTGGACTGTGGTTTAGTCAACCGATGGTAGTTACAGGCGCGAGAGATGCGTTTTTAACTAAGCGGGTTGGTGATTTATTTCTGCTGATGGGTGTGTTGGCTTTATATCCCCTGGCAGGTACTTGGAATTTCACTGAGTTAGCGACTTGGGCGCAAACAGCCAATTTAGACCCAAAAGTTGCAGCTTTATTAGGTTTAGCTTTAATTGCGGGGCCAATGAGTAAATGCGCTCAATTTCCCTTACATTTATGGCTAGATGAAGCGATGGAAGGGCCAATTCCTAGCACGATTCTACGCAATTCTGTGGTTGTAGCAACAGGTGCATGGGTGTTAGTCAAGTTAGAACCTGTAATTGCACTTTCGCCTGTAGCAATAGCCGCAACAATATTTATTGGTGGGTTAACGGCGGTTGGTGGTAGTTTAATTGCGATCGCACAAATTGACATTAAACGCGCTTTATCTTACTCTGTCAGTGCTTACATGGGGTTAATCTTCATTGCTGTAGGCACAGGGCAAACCGAGGCAGCACTGTTACTCGTGTTAACTCATGCTGTTGCAATGGCGCTACTATATATAGTCATCGGTGGCGTTATTTGGAATAGCATTACCCAAGACTTAACCAAACTCGGTGGTATTTGGTCACGCCGACCCTTATCAGGACTAGCATTTTTAGTAGGAAGTGCTGGATTAATTGCCCTACCACCTTTCGGTAGCTTTTGGGCAATGTTAAAGTTAGCAGATGGTTTGTGGACTACACAACCTTGGTTAGTCGGTCTTTTGTTAGCAGTTAACTCACTAACAGCCTTCAGTGTGACACGGGTATTCGGTTTGATTTTCGCAGGACAAGAGAAACCGATGACAGTGCGATCGCCTGAAGTAGGTTGGCAAATGGTAATACCGATGATGCTATTAGTCGGCTTTACCCTGCATCTACCCTTAGTATTACAAAGCTTCTCACTCCTACCAGATTGGGCAAATCTTAACAAAGACGTTGCATTACTGTTAATTTGGTCAACCATATTCGGTTGTAGTATTTCAGCAGTAATTTATGTAAGTGACAGTAAATTCAAACCGCAGTTATCGGTTTGGAAACCATTACAAAACTTACTGGCTTACGACTTTTACACACCCAAACTTTACCGCTTCAGTATTGTATTTGCCGTTGACTCTATTTCCAAAATAACTGCTTGGTTTGACCAATATTTAATTGATGGAGCAGTTAACTTAGTTGGTTTCGCAACTATGTTTAGCGGTCAAGGATTGAGATACAACGTATCCGGTCAATCACAATTTTATGTCTTAACCATCCTACTAGGAATGACATTGTTCTTAGGATTGCTAACACTAGGCGCAATTTAG
- a CDS encoding CHAT domain-containing protein, whose amino-acid sequence MKLVINSLNFLVAMLYLLSNTSQQAIQAKELIPTANNSTIPITGYYNYDPPPKPVTRSPVETALDEENLTTAVSEIEAMWKKQYQDYFRRSFPDPSITSKDIANTLNILAKQTGNRSALIYVVPMQEQLELVIITPGNQPVHKRILQTNSQKLLEQVSELKKYLTNPRLSDTKRYLPAAQTLYQWMIKPLEQELEANKINNLILCMGVGLRTLPLAALHDGEKFLIEKYSLTRIPAFKLTNTIYTNLKKSQVLAMGASTFKDQNPLPAVPLELSTITQKFWKGKEFLNQDFTLPNLQSQRNEADFKIVHLATHADFQSGTSKNSYVQFWDTKLTLDQMSKLGWNNPPVELLVLSACRTAIGNEQAELGFAGLAVQSGVKSAIASLWYISDEGTLALMTQLYHHLQTAPIKAEALRKAQIAMLKGQVYLENGQLHTNQGNIALPTELAGIANKNLSHPYYWAAFTVVGSPW is encoded by the coding sequence ATGAAATTAGTAATAAATAGTCTTAATTTTTTGGTAGCCATGCTTTATTTGCTATCAAACACCAGCCAGCAAGCAATACAGGCAAAAGAATTAATACCAACTGCCAATAATAGCACAATCCCTATTACAGGATATTATAATTACGATCCACCACCAAAACCTGTTACTCGTTCTCCAGTAGAGACTGCCCTTGATGAAGAGAATTTAACTACAGCAGTTTCCGAAATCGAAGCAATGTGGAAAAAGCAATATCAAGATTACTTTAGAAGAAGCTTCCCAGATCCCTCAATCACATCTAAGGATATTGCTAATACTTTAAATATCTTAGCAAAACAAACCGGAAATAGATCTGCTCTGATTTATGTAGTTCCAATGCAGGAGCAATTAGAACTTGTAATTATTACACCTGGTAATCAACCAGTTCACAAGCGTATTTTGCAAACAAATAGTCAAAAACTGCTTGAACAGGTAAGCGAGTTAAAAAAATATCTCACTAACCCCAGATTGAGCGATACTAAGCGTTATCTTCCAGCAGCGCAAACACTTTATCAATGGATGATTAAACCATTAGAACAAGAACTAGAAGCCAATAAAATCAACAATTTAATTTTATGTATGGGTGTTGGTTTGCGTACTCTCCCCCTAGCCGCATTACATGATGGAGAAAAGTTTTTAATAGAAAAATATAGCCTCACCCGTATTCCTGCTTTCAAACTCACAAATACAATTTACACTAATTTAAAAAAGTCGCAAGTTTTAGCAATGGGTGCTTCGACATTTAAGGATCAAAATCCTTTGCCAGCAGTACCATTAGAGCTATCTACAATCACCCAAAAGTTTTGGAAAGGGAAAGAATTTTTAAACCAAGATTTTACCTTACCAAACTTACAATCACAACGGAATGAAGCAGATTTTAAAATAGTTCACCTAGCGACTCATGCCGATTTTCAGTCTGGAACGTCTAAAAACTCCTATGTTCAGTTTTGGGATACTAAGCTGACACTTGATCAGATGAGTAAGTTAGGCTGGAATAATCCACCCGTAGAATTATTAGTATTAAGTGCCTGTAGAACTGCAATTGGGAATGAACAAGCTGAGTTAGGTTTTGCAGGATTAGCAGTTCAAAGTGGAGTCAAATCCGCTATAGCTAGTCTTTGGTATATCAGTGATGAAGGAACTTTAGCACTGATGACACAACTTTATCATCACCTACAAACTGCTCCAATTAAAGCAGAAGCTCTTAGAAAAGCTCAGATAGCAATGCTAAAAGGGCAGGTATATTTAGAAAATGGTCAGTTGCATACTAATCAAGGCAATATTGCATTACCAACCGAATTAGCAGGAATTGCAAACAAAAATTTATCACATCCTTACTATTGGGCGGCTTTTACTGTAGTTGGTAGCCCTTGGTAG
- the petA gene encoding apocytochrome f, producing the protein MKKSSISARLISATQLLARTIVIACATLAFFLASDFALPQTANAYPFWAQQTAPETPREATGRIVCANCHLGAKRTEVEIPQSVKPDTVFEAVVKIPYDKTIQQVVGDGSKGSLNVGAVLMLPKGFKIAPEDRIPEEMKEKTEGLYFQPYKEGEDNVVIIGPLPGDQYQEIVFPVLSPNPKTEKGVYFGKYPVHVGGNRGRGQIYPTGGKTNNAIYNASVAGQITKIDNLGEDGYEVTIQPANGNAVVDTIPAGPEVIVSQGQEVKAGEALTNNPNVGGFGQVDGEIVLQNPDRIKGLLAFLAITMLSQTMLVLKKKQVEKVQAAEMNF; encoded by the coding sequence ATGAAAAAATCTTCTATATCCGCGAGATTAATTAGTGCTACGCAGCTATTAGCTAGAACTATCGTAATAGCTTGCGCCACTCTGGCATTTTTCCTCGCTAGTGATTTCGCACTGCCTCAAACAGCCAACGCTTATCCATTTTGGGCGCAACAAACTGCCCCTGAAACTCCCCGTGAAGCTACGGGAAGAATTGTTTGTGCTAACTGTCACTTGGGCGCTAAACGTACAGAAGTTGAGATTCCTCAATCTGTCAAGCCTGACACCGTATTTGAAGCTGTGGTGAAAATTCCCTATGACAAGACCATACAGCAAGTTGTAGGCGATGGTTCCAAAGGTTCTCTCAATGTTGGTGCAGTTTTGATGTTGCCTAAAGGCTTCAAGATTGCTCCTGAAGACAGAATTCCTGAAGAAATGAAGGAAAAAACCGAGGGGCTGTATTTCCAACCTTATAAAGAAGGCGAAGACAACGTAGTAATTATTGGCCCATTACCAGGCGACCAATATCAAGAAATTGTCTTCCCAGTTCTTTCTCCTAATCCTAAAACAGAAAAGGGAGTTTACTTTGGTAAATACCCTGTTCACGTAGGTGGTAATCGTGGACGTGGACAAATTTATCCTACTGGTGGAAAGACCAACAACGCGATTTATAACGCTTCTGTTGCAGGTCAAATTACTAAGATTGACAATTTAGGTGAAGATGGTTACGAAGTAACTATTCAACCTGCTAATGGTAATGCTGTGGTTGACACAATTCCCGCAGGCCCAGAAGTGATTGTTTCTCAAGGTCAAGAAGTTAAGGCTGGGGAAGCTTTGACTAATAATCCTAATGTTGGTGGATTTGGTCAAGTTGACGGCGAAATTGTCTTACAAAATCCCGATCGCATCAAAGGGTTACTGGCATTTTTAGCGATAACTATGTTATCTCAAACAATGCTAGTTCTGAAGAAGAAGCAAGTTGAGAAGGTACAAGCTGCGGAAATGAATTTCTAA
- a CDS encoding NADH-quinone oxidoreductase subunit M, translated as MLSSLIWIPLLGTAIVGFLPGNLSASRLRGISLVISSIILAVTIWILSQFDLSYSGLQLQEYLPWIPQLGLTYNVGIDGLSLPLLALSSFLTWIVIYSSNNVERPRIYYGLILIVNAAVAGAFIAQNLLLFIIFYELELIPLYLLINIWGGEKRGYAATKFLLYTAVSGVLILAGFLGITWLSDSASFDYNAIVTQNLPLNTQLILLTVLLLGFGIKIPLVPLHTWLPDAYTEASPPVAILLGGILAKLGTYGLIRFGLGLFPETWGLVAPGLAIIGTVSVMYGALSAIAQKDIKRMVAYSSIGHMGYVMLGGAAANSLSLVGTISQMVAHGLILALLFHLVGVIESKVGTRDLDVLNGLLNPIRGLPLTTALLILAGMASAGIPGLVGFISEFIVFQGSYPVFPVLTLLCVVGTGLTAVYFVILLNRTCFGKLDNKAYYPKVNFQETFPALVLAAIIFILGVQPNWLVCWSETTSTTISSTIKPVQEIAINYEQNN; from the coding sequence ATGCTGAGTAGTTTAATTTGGATACCCCTACTAGGGACGGCTATTGTCGGATTTTTACCAGGAAATTTAAGTGCTAGTCGGTTACGGGGAATATCATTAGTTATAAGTTCAATTATCTTAGCCGTAACTATCTGGATACTTAGTCAATTTGACTTATCTTATTCAGGGTTACAACTGCAAGAGTATTTACCCTGGATTCCCCAATTAGGATTAACCTATAATGTCGGCATTGATGGGTTATCTTTACCTTTACTAGCTTTAAGTAGCTTCCTTACCTGGATTGTTATTTATAGCAGTAATAATGTTGAGCGTCCCAGAATTTACTATGGATTGATTCTGATAGTTAATGCTGCGGTAGCTGGCGCTTTTATCGCTCAAAACCTGCTGCTGTTCATCATATTTTATGAACTGGAATTAATTCCCCTGTACTTATTAATTAATATTTGGGGTGGTGAAAAACGCGGTTATGCAGCTACGAAGTTTCTGCTTTATACTGCTGTTTCTGGGGTATTAATTCTCGCAGGATTTTTGGGAATAACTTGGTTAAGCGATTCAGCTAGTTTTGATTACAACGCTATTGTTACTCAAAACTTACCTTTAAACACACAGTTAATTCTACTAACAGTATTGCTGCTAGGTTTCGGAATCAAAATTCCTTTAGTTCCTTTACACACTTGGCTACCAGATGCTTATACTGAAGCGTCTCCACCAGTAGCGATTTTGTTAGGCGGTATCTTAGCTAAGTTAGGAACTTATGGATTAATTCGATTTGGTTTAGGGTTATTTCCTGAAACTTGGGGATTAGTCGCGCCAGGACTAGCCATTATCGGTACAGTTAGTGTAATGTATGGTGCGTTGAGTGCGATCGCACAAAAAGACATTAAACGCATGGTTGCATATAGTTCCATCGGTCACATGGGCTATGTCATGCTAGGAGGTGCAGCCGCTAACTCCCTGAGTCTTGTGGGTACAATCTCCCAAATGGTTGCACACGGTTTAATTTTGGCATTACTCTTCCACCTAGTAGGAGTAATTGAATCCAAAGTTGGTACGCGCGATTTAGATGTTCTCAACGGTTTATTAAATCCAATTCGCGGTTTACCTCTCACAACAGCCTTGCTAATATTAGCAGGAATGGCGAGTGCTGGTATCCCTGGGTTAGTTGGTTTTATCTCAGAATTTATCGTCTTTCAAGGTAGTTATCCAGTCTTCCCAGTACTAACTTTACTGTGTGTTGTAGGTACTGGTTTAACCGCCGTTTACTTTGTAATTCTCCTCAATCGCACCTGCTTTGGGAAATTAGATAACAAAGCTTATTATCCCAAAGTTAACTTCCAAGAAACTTTTCCTGCATTAGTTTTAGCAGCAATAATTTTCATCTTAGGTGTACAACCTAATTGGTTAGTATGCTGGAGTGAAACAACCTCCACAACCATAAGTTCTACTATTAAACCAGTGCAAGAAATAGCGATTAATTACGAGCAAAACAATTAG
- a CDS encoding fasciclin domain-containing protein, with protein sequence MPDIVDIAVGAGSFNTLVAAVQAAGLVDTLKSPGPFTVFAPNDEAFAKLPPGTITTLLQNIPQLARILTYHVVPGKLKKEDLAKVDSVISVEGSPIRIDCSDGFEVKNATVLAADIDADNGIIHVIDTVILMG encoded by the coding sequence ATGCCTGACATTGTTGATATCGCCGTTGGTGCTGGTTCTTTCAATACGTTAGTTGCTGCTGTGCAAGCTGCTGGTTTAGTAGATACCCTGAAAAGTCCTGGCCCTTTTACTGTTTTTGCGCCAAATGATGAAGCTTTTGCCAAGCTACCACCAGGAACTATCACAACTTTATTGCAGAATATTCCTCAATTGGCAAGAATTTTAACTTATCATGTAGTTCCTGGTAAGTTAAAGAAAGAAGATTTAGCAAAAGTTGATTCTGTTATATCAGTTGAAGGTTCACCAATCAGGATAGATTGTTCTGACGGGTTTGAAGTAAAAAATGCCACTGTTTTAGCGGCAGATATAGATGCAGATAACGGTATTATTCACGTTATAGATACGGTAATTTTGATGGGTTAA
- a CDS encoding LysR substrate-binding domain-containing protein produces the protein MKQATLHQLKVFEVVARHGSFTRAAEELFITQPTVSMQIKQLTKAVGLPLLEQIGKRLYLTDAGRELLITCREIFDSLDKFEMSISNLQGLKQGRLRLAAVTTTKYFIPRMLGPFCKVYPGIDIEFKVTNHERLLARLNENVDDLYILSKLPENFDISYYPFLENPLVVLAPIDHPLTKEKNIPLQRLAGEPFIMREAGSGTRSLVQELFDEHGLKAQVRLELGSNEAIKQAIAGGLGISVLSRHTLGLEGTTNDVAILDVEGFPIRRQWYVIYPAGKKLSIVANTFYQYLLQEAKHFASSLKNTTTIT, from the coding sequence ATGAAACAAGCAACCTTACACCAATTAAAAGTTTTTGAAGTTGTCGCTAGACACGGTAGCTTTACCCGCGCTGCTGAGGAATTGTTTATTACTCAGCCAACTGTTTCTATGCAAATAAAACAGCTTACTAAGGCTGTTGGATTACCTTTATTGGAACAGATAGGAAAGCGCCTTTATTTAACAGATGCAGGTCGAGAGTTATTAATAACCTGTAGAGAAATATTCGATAGTTTAGATAAATTTGAAATGTCTATATCTAACTTGCAGGGATTAAAGCAGGGCCGATTAAGACTAGCAGCAGTGACGACAACTAAATATTTTATTCCGAGAATGCTGGGGCCGTTTTGTAAAGTATACCCAGGAATTGATATTGAATTTAAGGTAACAAACCACGAACGCTTATTGGCACGGCTAAATGAAAATGTGGATGATTTATATATTCTAAGTAAACTACCAGAAAATTTTGATATTAGCTACTATCCGTTTTTAGAAAATCCTCTAGTAGTTTTAGCACCAATTGATCATCCACTGACCAAAGAAAAAAATATTCCACTACAACGTTTAGCAGGTGAACCGTTTATTATGCGGGAAGCGGGTTCAGGAACGCGATCGCTTGTGCAAGAATTATTTGATGAGCATGGGTTAAAAGCGCAAGTCAGGCTAGAATTAGGAAGTAACGAGGCAATTAAACAAGCGATCGCAGGTGGTTTAGGAATCTCAGTTTTATCTCGCCACACTTTAGGACTAGAAGGAACCACCAATGATGTTGCTATCCTCGATGTAGAGGGTTTCCCCATTCGCCGTCAGTGGTATGTAATTTATCCTGCTGGAAAAAAACTATCGATCGTTGCTAATACTTTTTATCAATATTTATTACAGGAAGCAAAGCACTTTGCTTCCAGTTTAAAGAACACAACTACAATCACATAA
- a CDS encoding DUF3105 domain-containing protein: MILISGCSSNQGTTNQSNQSTPQPKPSVTPQQKQQKAIAETFKVTTPGKQLSNQPSKVKLPGTRIPQLEAKHIPEGEKVKYNSNPPTSGKHYAVPAEWGIYNIAPVDEKLVHNLEHGGIVISYNPDKINGQELENLRAQVRKLSTINPRVILTPRQNLESAIALTAWGYLQKLDKYNPTAVKTFYDAHIARGPECQQGLCPG, from the coding sequence TTGATCTTGATAAGCGGTTGTTCTAGCAATCAAGGTACAACTAATCAATCAAATCAATCAACTCCTCAACCAAAACCTTCAGTAACGCCACAACAAAAACAACAAAAGGCTATAGCTGAAACTTTTAAAGTTACGACACCAGGAAAGCAACTTTCAAATCAACCTTCTAAGGTAAAACTACCTGGAACGCGCATTCCTCAGTTAGAGGCTAAACATATACCAGAAGGTGAAAAAGTTAAGTATAATTCTAATCCTCCTACCTCTGGGAAACACTATGCTGTTCCTGCTGAATGGGGTATTTATAATATTGCTCCTGTAGATGAAAAATTGGTACACAATTTAGAACATGGCGGTATAGTTATTAGCTATAATCCAGACAAAATTAATGGTCAGGAATTAGAAAACTTAAGGGCGCAAGTGCGTAAATTAAGTACAATTAACCCGCGAGTTATTTTAACACCAAGACAAAATTTGGAAAGTGCGATCGCATTAACTGCTTGGGGATATTTGCAAAAGTTAGATAAATACAATCCAACGGCGGTTAAAACTTTCTACGATGCCCATATTGCGCGTGGCCCTGAGTGTCAACAAGGACTCTGCCCAGGATAA
- a CDS encoding CO2 hydration protein, with translation MTTTTATKIPPSTHEFAEVIHRLEAGGAMLPDTPENLMQIIGIYKAYAVPMDFYWRDLLYIAERVFLNPLPFFKYFIPKEYLELHNHYAGEDADLRIWRGEATAHPELLEFIEKGETGKMPKLFHHLWHDRVNMEFAEACMRAMLWHGRDMGWGKFDAYLDSDEYKANADKAIKAYFKSNPLMLGLYKLFPDMFYEQVRQLSYYANLGLFWEVMAPVFFEMSDLYDEGKLKTVPDAMNFLVNGIFAIAGRPIYHHVYIGDECYEIIPKSKGFTWLYEAALPYVEAVFYRTAPFRGTKSYNAQVRQVPEDQKDFHYGILYADVFPVGTAGIPPTLLMQDMLHFLPKYLVDYYQQYCRGEDDTLIQLGISFQRSMYCVTSAVIQALRTALLYPLDDQNPKHLAANRAFFEAQIDRFKRQEARLRDIQNQDYR, from the coding sequence ATGACAACAACAACAGCAACCAAAATCCCCCCTTCCACCCACGAATTTGCGGAAGTAATTCACCGCCTAGAAGCAGGCGGGGCAATGTTACCAGATACGCCAGAAAACTTAATGCAAATTATCGGCATTTATAAAGCTTATGCCGTACCAATGGATTTTTACTGGCGGGATCTTCTCTATATAGCTGAAAGAGTATTTCTTAACCCCTTACCCTTCTTTAAATACTTTATTCCTAAAGAGTATTTAGAACTACATAATCACTACGCAGGTGAGGATGCTGACTTAAGAATTTGGCGTGGTGAAGCAACTGCCCACCCTGAACTTTTGGAATTTATAGAAAAGGGTGAAACTGGCAAAATGCCGAAGTTGTTTCATCACTTATGGCATGACAGAGTTAATATGGAATTTGCCGAAGCGTGTATGCGGGCTATGCTTTGGCATGGTCGAGATATGGGCTGGGGCAAATTTGATGCTTACCTAGATAGTGACGAGTATAAAGCGAACGCAGATAAAGCAATTAAGGCTTACTTTAAAAGCAACCCATTAATGTTAGGGTTGTACAAATTATTTCCAGATATGTTTTACGAACAGGTGCGGCAACTTTCTTATTATGCCAACCTGGGATTATTCTGGGAAGTAATGGCTCCGGTATTCTTTGAAATGTCCGATCTTTATGATGAAGGAAAATTAAAAACTGTACCGGATGCTATGAACTTTTTAGTAAATGGAATATTTGCGATCGCAGGTCGTCCGATCTACCATCATGTTTATATCGGGGACGAATGCTACGAAATTATTCCCAAATCAAAAGGCTTTACCTGGCTATACGAAGCAGCATTACCTTATGTAGAAGCTGTATTTTATCGCACCGCACCTTTCCGAGGCACAAAATCCTATAACGCCCAAGTAAGACAAGTACCAGAAGATCAAAAAGATTTCCACTACGGCATCCTTTATGCTGACGTTTTCCCAGTCGGTACTGCTGGTATCCCGCCAACACTGTTAATGCAAGATATGTTGCATTTTCTCCCTAAATACTTAGTTGATTACTATCAGCAATACTGCCGAGGTGAAGATGATACGTTAATTCAACTTGGTATATCTTTCCAGCGATCGATGTATTGTGTTACATCAGCAGTAATTCAAGCATTGCGAACAGCTTTACTTTATCCCTTAGACGATCAAAATCCCAAGCATTTAGCAGCAAATCGAGCTTTCTTTGAAGCCCAGATAGACAGATTTAAGCGCCAAGAAGCTCGGTTGCGAGATATTCAGAACCAAGATTATAGATAG